CATTCTCGTTAGCAATGTTTTCCATGTAGAATCAGAGAGCAAACCTGGAACCTACCATGTTGTTAGACATGGCAAAAAGGATTGGAGCTGCGATTGCCCTGACCACTTAAAGAACAATCTTAAATGCAAACACATATTGGCCGTCATCCTGATATCCGAGGAACTTACAGGGGTTAATATCGATAATCGGCGGGAGACACGCGGAAAAGCAATCGCCACTCAATGTGGCCAGGTTATAAAAGTCAATGACGAGTTGTATAAGGTTAAATCCCAATCCAGTAACAGGTATTATGAGGTAAAATCCACAAAGGATGGCGTTACCTGCACTTGCCCCGACTATATACGCTGGGGTGGACTCTGCAAGCATATCATTGCTACAGCGTATTACCATGAAGGTGAAATAGGCACCACTGTTAATCCTATTAGCGATATACGCATTACCTATACGCAAAACTGGAAGGCGTACAACGAGGCGCAGAAAGAAGAACAAGCGTTATTCACATCCCTATTAAAAGACCTGCTGGAATCGATACCAGAACCTGAGCAGAGGATGGGCAGGCCACGCATACCACTCCGCGAATCCCTATTCTGCTCCATCCAGAAGGTATACTCGCAATTATCAAGCCGCCGCGCCTACGGCCTGTTCGAAGATGCTGTGGGCAAGGGCTACATAGACCACGCGCCAAGCTTTAACATCCCTTCAAACCTGTTCAACAATCCAGAAATCACCCCAATACTCCACCATCTTGTAACCTTGTCAGCGCTGCCTGTAGCAAACCTGGAAACGGACTTCGCGGTTGACTCTACAGGGTTCCGCTGTACCACATTCGGGGCATATTATGGGGACAAGTACGCAAAGAAGAGGGAGCACCAGTGGCTTAAGGCACACCTTATCACAGGTACGCGGACCAACATCGTTACCAGTGTCAGGATCACCGGCGAGGGTAATGGCGACAGTCCGCAATTCAAATCGCTCGTTGAAGAGACCGCTGATAATTTCATAGTAAGGGAAGTAAGTGCGGATATGGCATACTCGTCAAGGAACAACCTGGAAACAGTAGATAAGATAGGCGGATTAGCATACATACCTTTCAAGAGCAACGCGACGGGGAACGCGAGTGGTTCAAGGCTCTGGAAGAAGGCATATCACTACTTCCAACTGAATCGTGACGAGTTCATGGAACACTACCACAAACGAAGCAACATCGAAGCCACCAACGCCGCCATAAAACGAAAGTTTGGCGAAACCCTCAAGTCTAAAAACTCGACCGCCCAGGTTAACGAGCTACTGGCAAAAATCGTGGCTTACAATCTAACCGTAGTAATCCACGAGATGTACAAGAACAATGTTGTGCCCTACTTCATACAGGATATTGAAAGAATGTCAATTTATAATTTATAAGAAAAAATATCGTAAAAGTAAAATCATCTTAATAAGTATCGTATTTTACCACGATCTTCGTTTACAGGTATTTCGCCAAACTGCGACTCGTATTCTTTTATCTTTTCATTAAGCATAACCTGTAGCTGCTTAGCAGCTTGTCTTGTTAATATAACAAGTTCTTCCGATTGAAAAACCCAACCTTCGTTGGTCTTAAACTTTTCATTAAATAATTCGACCCTAAAGTCTTGATCTGTGGTTGTTACTAAGACATTAGTCGCATAAATTTTACAAAAAGAGGGGGGCCTGGAAATACCCATTATTTGCTCCGACTTATCATTAGGTTGTATTACTTCAGTCTGCCCTTTCTGTTCCATAGTAATCCCCCATATTATGCCGATGCTGGCGCTTCTAACGGTTGGGGCGCTTTACGTTCCATGATAACATACTCATCATTCTCTAACGTAACAAGCCTTCTACCTTCGCCGTTTAGAAGCGTTTCCATTGATACTTCCGGCATATCCAACTCTTTTCTTATTTTCTCTACAGATACATTTCTATCGATTGGCTCAGCGCCCTGGATCGTGCTGTAGGCATATGCCGATGCAACTAATAGTTCTACTAAGCGGTTGTTGGCCAACTTGTAGGTTTTAATCTTTTTAGACTTGTTAACTTCCAAAATTTTACTCTGGACTAACTCTGGGATATACTTTGATAAAGTCATCCTGGTTATTCCGGTTTCCTCACTTAACTCAGATATGTTATATGAGTTCCCTGCATCGCCTACAAAGAAATCGATAATTTGTATTTGAGTTGTGTCGCCTAGAAAGTTACTTAGAGACACAATGTCTTCCTCCGTATTATTTTCTTTCACCCCTCTTAAGAAAACAAACTGTATAGGATCGTATACAGTTTGTAATAATACACTAATTATAGGATATATAAAACTATCCTATTGAATGTATAATTCTATTTACACATTATAATATATAAATTGGTTAGTATATAAAGATGACAACCTTTATTACATAAATAATTGTATTAGTAGGCATAAATGAGTAACGATTACGCCAGTTTAAACCGATACGAAGTTTACATTATTAACAAACTATACGTTAGGGGTGTCTGGTGTGCAAAAGATATGAACACGGCACATATATCCCCTGAAAACCTAGTTAGTGGTGCGCCAGATAAAAGAAAAGACCTTGCTTACAAAGCAATTGAAACTTTAGCGAAAAAAAGACTCATAGAAATTAGAAAAAAACAGGGTCGTGGTGATATCTGCGCGTCAAAAGGGAATATCGCTTACTATCAAGGCGTTTTAAATTACTATGTTGGCAAACCTGGATATGAGTTCATTAATCCTTGGAGATTATCAAAGTAATTGGATATAATAAAAACGCCTAACTATTGTCACGCGCCGCATTTTTAATTAACTAATTGGATAATGTTGTCGCTTATTTCTCAATGCCTTGATATAGTTACCTATTAAATAATTATGCGGTATTATGGCAGCTATAAACGATCTAATTAAAGACGTGCCTCAAGTACGCGGACATGTGGGCGATAACACAACAAAAACATGTCCCGACTGTGGCGGATCTGGCACAAACTATTGCGGTATGTGTAGCAGACCCCTCAGCCAATGGGCAATATATAGGATTAAAGGTGAAATGCCAAGAAAAATCGCGTATTTGAAAGGTAAAGAGTATCCGCTAACTTTTGACGACGAAATATCTTTAACACTTGTGTTAATGTTCGCAGGTCACACGTTTGATAAGAGTGATAATACGCCTAAAAAACATCTTATTAGAAAGACAATAAAAGAATTTAATCAATCTTATTACAACTCATCGTTTTGGACTAGATTTATGATGGACTTCATGGTTGAAACCGGCGATATCAAAATTGTTAAAGAAAATGAGGAGAAAATTGAACAACCAGCAGTAAACCAACCTGTAAAGCGACGTGGTCGGCCACGAAAAGTGGCGATATAGGCTATAACTTTAATTTATTTTTTAATAATCAACAATGGTCACGTAGCACATTTTAATATATGGGACCTTCTGATAAGCTTGATTGTACAATCTCTTTTTCAAAACCATATTTTTTAAGCACAGATGTAACCAATTCTGTAAACCATAGTGGTGCTGTTGGAGACACATATACTCTTTCTATCAATATGTTTAAATCTATAGGAATAAAATCACCCTCTCCAAAAGTGTCTTTTTCATAATCAATGGATTTTCCATCTTCGGATATTGGAAATCTTGCAAATACGACCCTTAATTCTTTTTCATACTCAAAACTATTTCTTTTATGTAAATAGGGATAAAAAATGCTTCCCTCAGGTACCCAATCACGTTGATAATCAATATAATTTACTTTACCAATATAAACAGGATCTTTAAAATTATTAAAACAATTTTTTAGTTTACCAAATGTAGACTGGATTGCTATTCCCTCATCGCTTTTTAAATATATCTTCCACATTGCAGCAGACTCAAATTCACTAAGATGCCAGCAATTAATAGCGATCATTTTCCTAAACTTTTGTAGTAATTTTAGTATGTTAGTTGACGATGCGATTGGTACACCTTTATAAACTATTAATCTTTGATCAATATTAGCTTTCGAAAATGAGCCCTCGAACTTATCAGGGAATTTATCTGCTCTATTAAAATAAAGGGCTTGCCTATCTAATAAAGATACAAATTTTGTGAAATCAATATATCGCCATATTTTATCATTATCATTAGGACTGAAGAAGCCAGGATATTCTTCGTACATTAATAATATTGTAAACCAAAACGACAATTAAACCTTTTCATATAACCACTAACCAATCTTGACATTTTTTTGTAATAAATTATCAAAGACGGACTTTACAGCCTCATCGCTTGCACAAAAAGTCCGATGTCTGCACATAAAGTCTGCCTAAAACACGACTTTATGTGCAAAGCCACGGCCATAGCAAACTATAAATAGTCGGGCCGTATATAGGTCAATCAGACATAGGTCTAACTGACATATGTCAAACGGGACTAAAGGAAGTAGAAATCAATGGTCGATATGGACATGGTCATCCTGGGCTCGCTGGCCGGGATGCCGGCACATGGCTATCAGCTCAAGCGGAACATCGAGTCGACCTTCGGGAAGCGTTACCTGAACCTCAGTAACAGCAGGCTGTACCCGAGGCTGGCGAAACTCGAATCGGACGGCTGCATCGAGGGGCACAAGGAGCCGCAGAATAAGACGCCGGACCGGGTGGTGTATAAGGTGACACCGGCCGGTTTCGTGAGGCTGAAGGAACTGGTCGCCGCGCCGATCGACCCGCGGGACGACCTGTTCGACTTCATGTCCCGGGCCGCCTTCTTCGGGCTTATCACCCCGGAGGAGCGGCGCCGGCTGATCGAGCCGATGTATAATGACAAGCTCGAAGAGCTCGCCGGCGCGCGG
This DNA window, taken from Dehalobacter sp., encodes the following:
- a CDS encoding transposase; the encoded protein is MVSINEMETLRLLKAKAMLERGASIKYILVSNVFHVESESKPGTYHVVRHGKKDWSCDCPDHLKNNLKCKHILAVILISEELTGVNIDNRRETRGKAIATQCGQVIKVNDELYKVKSQSSNRYYEVKSTKDGVTCTCPDYIRWGGLCKHIIATAYYHEGEIGTTVNPISDIRITYTQNWKAYNEAQKEEQALFTSLLKDLLESIPEPEQRMGRPRIPLRESLFCSIQKVYSQLSSRRAYGLFEDAVGKGYIDHAPSFNIPSNLFNNPEITPILHHLVTLSALPVANLETDFAVDSTGFRCTTFGAYYGDKYAKKREHQWLKAHLITGTRTNIVTSVRITGEGNGDSPQFKSLVEETADNFIVREVSADMAYSSRNNLETVDKIGGLAYIPFKSNATGNASGSRLWKKAYHYFQLNRDEFMEHYHKRSNIEATNAAIKRKFGETLKSKNSTAQVNELLAKIVAYNLTVVIHEMYKNNVVPYFIQDIERMSIYNL
- a CDS encoding DUF3467 domain-containing protein, whose amino-acid sequence is MEQKGQTEVIQPNDKSEQIMGISRPPSFCKIYATNVLVTTTDQDFRVELFNEKFKTNEGWVFQSEELVILTRQAAKQLQVMLNEKIKEYESQFGEIPVNEDRGKIRYLLR
- a CDS encoding winged helix-turn-helix domain-containing protein, whose amino-acid sequence is MSLSNFLGDTTQIQIIDFFVGDAGNSYNISELSEETGITRMTLSKYIPELVQSKILEVNKSKKIKTYKLANNRLVELLVASAYAYSTIQGAEPIDRNVSVEKIRKELDMPEVSMETLLNGEGRRLVTLENDEYVIMERKAPQPLEAPASA
- a CDS encoding PadR family transcriptional regulator; protein product: MVDMDMVILGSLAGMPAHGYQLKRNIESTFGKRYLNLSNSRLYPRLAKLESDGCIEGHKEPQNKTPDRVVYKVTPAGFVRLKELVAAPIDPRDDLFDFMSRAAFFGLITPEERRRLIEPMYNDKLEELAGARQKKEQYGQYMDKYSRAVLDWGTGQLERTIDLFETLMDLE